The Lampris incognitus isolate fLamInc1 chromosome 7, fLamInc1.hap2, whole genome shotgun sequence genome window below encodes:
- the scn3b gene encoding sodium channel subunit beta-3 produces the protein MTLSRVQPPPLLILTLVVHWSQPVCVDVPSATEAVLGERMKLTCISCMKREEVRSTTIVDWYYAPNEQSKIRILQYKDGRPKVVQGPWHGRLTWNGSVDLQDISISIVGVTYNDTGTYFCQVFRQFEFDYFTPSITNTKKIELRVKAKASQDTTALYSEIMMYVLLVFLTLWLLVEMVYCYRKISRSDEQAQDAVTNYLAIPSEHKDNSAVPVTE, from the exons ATGACACTGAGCAGAGTTCAGCCGCCTCCTCTGCTCATTTTAACTCTGGTCG TCCACTGGAGCCAGCCAGTGTGTGTGGATGTCCCTTCGGCCACAGAAGCAGTCTTGGGAGAACGCATGAAGCTGACCTGCATCTCGTGTATGAAGAGAGAGGAAGTCCGATCCACAACGATTGTGGATTGGTACTATGCACCAAATGAGCAGAGCAAAATACGT ATATTGCAGTACAAGGATGGCAGACCAAAGGTGGTGCAGGGACCATGGCATGGCCGCCTGACCTGGAATGGAAGCGTGGACCTTCAGGATATCTCCATCAGCATCGTCGGTGTCACCTACAATGACACTGGTACATACTTCTGCCAAGTCTTCCGCCAGTTTGAGTTCGACTATTTCACTCCCTCGATAACAAATACGAAGAAAATCGAGTTGAGGGTGAAGGCGAAAG CAAGTCAAGACACCACGGCGCTCTACTCTGAGATCATGATGTATGTACTGCTGGTGTTCCTGACTCTCTGGCTGCTGGTAGAGATGGTCTACTGCTACAGGAAGATCTCCAGGTCTGATGAGCAGGCACAGGATGCAGT GACAAACTACCTAGCCATTCCCTCTGAGCACAAAGACAACTCAGCTGTTCCCGTTACCGAATAA